The following proteins come from a genomic window of Alnus glutinosa chromosome 10, dhAlnGlut1.1, whole genome shotgun sequence:
- the LOC133879272 gene encoding putative disease resistance RPP13-like protein 1: MPVAEIFLAAFLEVLFDKLLSPELLNFARRYQGLGQKLGKWKKTLSRIQALLDDAEEKQYTNKAVKRWLDDLRDLAYDVEDILDEFDTEALLCKLRGENQGSTSKVRNLIPACCTGLTPHALKINIRLESKITDITDRFNELVMQKTDLRLKETAVGKSHRKTGALAPTSLVTEPDICGRDEDKEVVLDWLLSEKCRDAKLSVIPIRGMGGIGKTTLAKYVFHDKKVQSFFDLKAWACVSEDFDAIRVTKTILTSVTSENCGDNDLNLLQVKLKEKLQGKKFLIVLDDLWNENYDDWTILSAPFLEGAPGSAIIITTRNRGVSSTTTRIRRVSSMTEALPEYHLKVLSNEACLSVFTQHALGANNFSAHPNLKDIGEKIVEKCKGLPLAAKTLGGLLRTTLDPYEWEGVLKSKIWDIPEERSGIVPALMLSFHHLPSQLKRCFAYCSILPKDYEFQEQQLVLLWVAEGLIQPQGDKQIEDLGRQYFRDILSRSFFQQSSMKKSKFIMHDLINDLAQWVAGDICFRMEDRIESINKGEFSIKVWHLSYLGDLYDGPKKFEVFSKLKCLRTFMPLMLSNRGGCYLTHDVPLRLLSKLPCLRVLSLSGYCIVELPDSIGDLKHLRHLDLSYTRIRGLPESTTTLYNLQTLILESCSYLKELPSNLGNLVNLRHLNILNADKLEGMPPQIGKLTNLQTLSNLIVKEGNCFSLKELGSLFHLRGTLIISRLENAIEPKDARDAKLIEKLDLVALCLEWSIYVDRSKDGASDLDVLNMLHPNKSLKELTIKQYGGIEFPIWLKGHSFLHMVLLRIENCRKCTSLPPVGQLPSLKQLFIEGMASVKNVGDEFYGGSCSQPFESLETLYFVDMEEWESWSPNGEFPHLHELSIRNCPKLLGNLPIHLPSLQNVVIERCEQLVISISSFPELYKLEFENSIGVVRKSKVDFISLNLNSLARISDFTCSREGFMNVESLRITNCEELTPLWSNDVGLLKPLARLSYMEVIECQKLVSLVGEEANEQPQQGMLSTRNDMKSLPKALMFNNAWLECICIYNCDSLTHIASSQLPPTLKRLEIESCKNMLILLDDNDTNSCSSNSTSLLEDLNIERCPSLKSLTSSGELPATLEVVNIYNCGMLESVAKSFHQNSSLEIIYIRSCQNLKSLPDEGLLPRNLREMWIFGCEKMRALPNCIHSITSLQKLWIEECPGVDSFPGEGFPTNLTSLGISDCDIIEALLEWGLQKLTSLQHLQFQGGSST, encoded by the exons ATGCCTGTAGCAGAGATTTTCCTTGCTGCGTTCCTCGAAGTGCTGTTTGACAAATTGCTGTCACCGGAGTTGCTGAATTTTGCACGTCGATACCAGGGACTTGGACAAAAGCTGGGCAAGTGGAAGAAAACGCTGTCAAGAATTCAGGCACTGCTTGATGATGCGGAGGAGAAGCAATACACTAACAAGGCGGTGAAACGTTggctggatgatctcagagactTGGCTTACGATGTAGAAGACATACTTGATGAGTTCGACACGGAAGCTTTGCTATGTAAATTGAGGGGAGAAAATCAGGGCAGCACAAGTAAGGTACGGAACCTCATCCCTGCTTGTTGTACTGGTTTGACTCCACATGCTCTTAAGATCAACATTCGTCTGGAGTCAAAGATCACAGACATTACTGATCGATTCAACGAGCTCGTGATGCAAAAAACTGATTTGAGATTGAAAGAAACTGCTGTTGGGAAGTCACATAGGAAAACAGGGGCACTGGCGCCAACTTCTCTAGTGACTGAACCTGATATTTGTGGCAGGGATGAAGATAAAGAGGTTGTACTTGATTGGTTGCTGAGTGAAAAATGTAGGGACGCCAAACTCTCTGTGATTCCTATACGTGGTATGGGGGGTATAGGAAAGACAACTCTCGCCAAGTATGTATTTCATGATAAAAAAGTGCAAAGCTTTTTTGATCTAAAAGCATGGGCATGTGTTTCTGAAGATTTTGATGCTATTAGAGtcacaaaaacaattttgaCATCGGTCACCTCTGAAAATTGTGGTGACAATGATCTGAATTTATTGCAAGTCAAACTAAAGGAGAAACTGCAAGGGAAGAAGTTTCTAATAGTTTTGGATGATCTTTGGAATGAGAACTACGATGACTGGACTATCCTAAGTGCTCCTTTCTTAGAAGGGGCTCCGGGAAGTGCGATTATCATTACAACACGCAATCGGGGAGTTTCATCAACGACAACACGCATTCGGCGAGTTTCATCAATGACAGAAGCCCTTCCAGAGTACCATTTGAAAGTGTTGTCAAATGAGGCATGTTTGTCTGTATTTACCCAACATGCACTAGGGGCAAACAACTTCAGTGCACATCCAAATCTTAAAGATATTGGTGAAAAAATCGTTGAAAAATGTAAAGGCTTACCTTTGGCAGCAAAGACCCTAGGAGGCCTCTTGCGCACTACGTTGGACCCTTATGAGTGGGAAGGTGTACTAAAGAGCAAGATATGGGATATACCAGAAGAGAGAAGTGGAATTGTTCCAGCTCTTATGTTGAGCTTCCACCATCTACCTTCACAATTAAAGAGATGCTTTGCGTATTGTTCAATACTCCCCAAAGACTATGAATTCCAGGAGCAGCAGCTGGTTTTGTTATGGGTGGCAGAAGGTCTAATTCAGCCACAAGGAGATAAGCAAATAGAAGATTTGGGTCGTCAGTATTTTCGCGATATATTGTCGAGGTCATTTTTTCAACAGTCAAGCATgaagaaatcaaaatttataatgCATGATCTTATCAATGATTTAGCCCAATGGGTTGCAGGAGATATATGCTTCAGAATGGAGGATAGAATTGAGAGCATCAACAAAGGAGAATTTTCCATCAAAGTTTGGCATTTGTCTTATCTGGGTGATCTTTATGATGGCCCTAAAAAGTTCGAGGTTTTTTCTAAACTCAAATGTCTACGTACCTTCATGCCTCTTATGCTATCTAATAGGGGGGGGTGTTATTTGACTCACGATGTTCCTCTTAGATTGTTGTCGAAATTACCATGTTTAAGAGTGCTCTCTTTGAGTGGGTACTGCATAGTTGAGTTACCGGATTCAATTGGTGATTTGAAACACCTACGACATCTTGACCTCTCTTACACTCGAATTAGAGGTTTGCCTGAATCAACAACCACTCTCTACAACTTACAAACACTGATATTGGAAAGTTGTTCTTATCTAAAGGAGTTGCCTTCAAATTTGGGAAACTTGGTCAACTTGCGCCACCTCAACATTCTCAATGCAGATAAACTGGAAGGGATGCCTCCCCAAATAGGTAAACTAACTAATCTGCAGACATTGTCTAATCTAATTGTCAAAGAAGGCAACTGCTTCTCGTTAAAAGAGTTAGGTTCTTTGTTTCATCTTCGAGGGACACTCATCATCTCAAGATTGGAGAATGCCATTGAACCTAAGGATGCAAGAGATGCAAAGTTAATTGAAAAGCTTGATCTCGTTGCATTGTGCTTGGAATGGAGCATTTATGTGGATCGGTCAAAAGATGGAGCAAGCGACTTAGATGTACTTAACATGCTACATCCAAACAAGTCTTTGAAGGAGCTCACTATCAAGCAATATGGTGGTATAGAGTTTCCGATTTGGTTAAAAGGTCATTCATTTCTTCATATGGTGCTCCTAAGGATTGAAAACTGTAGAAAGTGCACATCGTTGCCACCAGTGGGCCAACTACCATCACTTAAGCAACTTTTCATCGAAGGCATGGCTAGTGTAAAGAATGTTGGTGATGAGTTTTATGGGGGTAGTTGTTCACAACCTTTTGAATCCTTAGAAACTTTGTATTTTGTGGATATGGAGGAATGGGAGAGCTGGAGCCCCAATGGAGAGTTCCCACACCTGCATGAGCTTTCTATTAGAAATTGTCCAAAGCTGTTGGGGAATTTACCAATCCACCTTCCCTCACTGCAAAATGTTGTTATAGAAAGATGTGAGCAGTTGGTGATTTCAATTTCAAGTTTCCCGGAGCTTTACAAACTAGAATTTGAGAATTCAATAGGGGTGGTGCGCAAAAGTAAGGTGGACTTCATCTCACTAAACTTGAACTCTCTTGCAAGAATTTCGGACTTTACATGTTCAAGAGAAGGGTTTATGAATGTAGAATCTCTAAGGATTACAAATTGTGAGGAGCTAACGCCTTTATGGTCAAATGATGTGGGATTACTAAAACCCCTCGCCCGTCTTAGTTATATGGAGGTTATTGAGTGTCAAAAACTAGTTTCTTTGGTGGGAGAAGAAGCAAACGAGCAGCCCCAACAGGGTATGCTCTCCACACGCAATGACATGAAATCTTTACCCAAGGCATTGATGTTCAACAACGCGTGGCTTGAGTGCATTTGTATTTATAATTGTGATTCGCTGACACACATTGCATCAAGCCAGCTACCTCCAACTCTAAAACGGCTAGAGATAGAGTCTTGCAAAAATATGCTGATTTTGCTGGACGACAATGATACCAACAGTTGCAGCAGCAACAGCACATCTCTTCTTGAGGACTTGAATATTGAGCGGTGTCCATCCCTCAAATCCTTAACATCGAGCGGAGAATTACCTGCAACACTTGAAGTCGTCAATATTTACAATTGTGGAATGCTGGAGTCCGTGGCGAAAAGCTTCCATCAGAACTCTTCTCtcgaaataatttatattaggAGTTGTCAAAACCTTAAATCCTTACCGGACGAAGGATTGCTCCCACGCAACCTTAGAGAGATGTGGATTTTCGGTTGTGAGAAAATGCGGGCCCTACCCAACTGCATACACAGCATCACCTCTCTTCAAAAATTGTGGATAGAAGAATGTCCAGGTGTGGACTCCTTTCCGGGAGAAGGATTTCCCACCAACCTAACATCACTTGGAATCAGTGATTGCGACATTATTGAGGCCTTGCTTGAGTGGGGGTTGCAAAAACTTACCTCTCTTCAACATCTTCAATTTCAAGGCGGAT CCTCCACATAA